In Rhodothermales bacterium, the genomic stretch ATGCCAAAAAACGGCAGCGTGGCCGAGCCAGGCTTCTGCGGGATGGCGCCGGGGAGCGGGGTGATGAGGATACCGCCCGTCTCCGTCTGCCACCACGTATCCACCACCGGGCACCGTCCGTCGCCGACGACATCGTGGTACCACTTCCAGGCCTCCGGGTTGATGGGCTCGCCGACCGAGCCGAGGAGGCGGAGCGAGGCGCGACTGGCTTTACGGACATACTCCTCCCCGAGCCGCATCAGCGCCCGGATGGCCGTCGGGGCCGTGTAGAAGATGGAAACCTTGTGGCGGTCGATGACCTGCCAGAATCGGGAGGCATCCGGGTACGTGGGCACGCCTTCAAAAAAGACCTCCGTGGCGCCGTTGGCGAGCGGGCCGTAGACGATGTAGGAGTGGCCCGTGACCCAGCCGACGTCCGCCGTGCACCAGAAGACGTCGCCCTCTCGGTAGTCGAACACAACCTGGTGGGTGATCGAGGCAAAGACGAGGTAGCCGCCCGTGGTATGGAGTACCCCCTTGGGTTTGCCGGTCGAGCCCGAGGTATACAGGATAAACAACGGATCCTCGGCGTCCATCCACTCGGGGGGGCATTCTGCCGGCAGGCCGGCCGTTTCCTCATGCACCCAGACATCCCGCCCCGGCGTCCAGTCCACCTTGCCGCCGGTGTGATTCACGACAAACATCCGGCGTACATCCGGGCACGCCTTCAGCGCCTCGTCGGCGTTTTTCTTGAGCGCCACCGGCTTCCCGCCGCGCAGCCCCTCGTCGGCCGTGATCACCACGGTCGAGTCCCCATCCTGGATCCTGTCGATGAGCGACTGAGGCGAAAACCCGCCAAATACGACCGAGTGTACCGCCCCGATGCGCGCGCAGGCGAGCATGGCGACGGCGGCCTCGGGGATCATGGGGAGGTAGATGGTGACGCAATCGCCCTTCTTCACGCCGTGTTTTTTCAGCATGTTGGCGAAGCGGCAGACGCGTTCGTAGAGCTGGCGATAGGTGATGTGTTGCGGCGCTTTATTGGGATCGTCCGCCTCGAAGATGAGGGCTGTTTGATCGCCCCGTTTCGCCAGATGGCGGTCGAGGCAGTTGTAGGACGCATTCAACTTC encodes the following:
- the acs gene encoding acetate--CoA ligase; this encodes MADSLTAAYSGRSDLYEASDAFKAGAIIPSMDDYRAIYKRSIEDNEGFWREQAARIDWFEPFTKVKDVSYARRDVHIRWYEGGKLNASYNCLDRHLAKRGDQTALIFEADDPNKAPQHITYRQLYERVCRFANMLKKHGVKKGDCVTIYLPMIPEAAVAMLACARIGAVHSVVFGGFSPQSLIDRIQDGDSTVVITADEGLRGGKPVALKKNADEALKACPDVRRMFVVNHTGGKVDWTPGRDVWVHEETAGLPAECPPEWMDAEDPLFILYTSGSTGKPKGVLHTTGGYLVFASITHQVVFDYREGDVFWCTADVGWVTGHSYIVYGPLANGATEVFFEGVPTYPDASRFWQVIDRHKVSIFYTAPTAIRALMRLGEEYVRKASRASLRLLGSVGEPINPEAWKWYHDVVGDGRCPVVDTWWQTETGGILITPLPGAIPQKPGSATLPFFGIQPEVLDAEGRVLEGEAQGVLAIKDSWPGQMRTVFKNHQRFVDTYFSTFEGKYFTGDGCRRDADGYYWITGRVDDVLNVSGHRLGTAEVESALVAHHAVAEAAVVGFPHDIKGQGIYCYVTLNAGVEPTDALMAELVNHVRTEIGPIAKPDFIQFTPALPKTRSGKIMRRILRKIAANEHDQLGDTSTLADPAVVESLVEERRNR